TATGCCATGAGGGTGGTTGGGCGAGTTTGTTAAAATATTTTTCACGACACCTTCTGTTAGGTTTCCTGTACGCTGATCTTCCTTAAGTACGATATTAACCAGCAGACCTATTTTTATGTTACTTCTTTTTCTTCCGTCCATGGTAATGATGGTATAACACTGCAACTTTAAGTTACAGCATGTTGGGTGTAAAAGTAATCAAAAAGGGGTGACATCAGTCACCCCCTCTATAATTGATTGTTTGGTAAGCTAAACAAGGTTCGGTTCTAGCTGTGGACCCGAAGGTATAAGCGATTTTGCTGCATCATTATCGCAGTACTGCTTAAAGTTTTCAATATACATTCCAGCGAGACTAGTTGCCTTATGCTCCCACTCCTTAATATCGCTGTAAGTTTTACGAGGATCTAAAATATCAGAAACTCCTGGTAAACTCTTTGGTGCTGTGAGATTCATAATTGGGATGTGTACCTTCTCTGCGTTTTCGATAGAGCCATCAATTATTGCGTCAATAATTGCGCGAGTATCTTTAATGGAGATTCGTTTGCCTGTTCCATTCCATCCTGTATTAACTAGATAAGCCTTTGCTCCATGCTCTTTCATCTTCGAAACAAGGGTTTTGGCATACATTGTAGGATGAAGCGTTAAGAACGCTTCTCCAAATGCAGGAGAGAAGGAGGGAACAGGCTCTGTGATTCCACGTTCTGTTCCTGCTAGCTTGGAGGTGAAACCGCAAAGGAAGTGGTATTGTGCTTGATTTTCATCAAGAATAGAAACGGGAGGAAGTACCCCAAATGCGTCTGCAGAAAGATAAATAACTTTTTTTGCATGTCCAGCGCGCGATGGGAGCACAATCTTGTTGATGAAGTAAATAGGATAAGATACGCGAGTGTTCTCAGTTTTAGAGGCATCTGAGAAATCGGGTGTTCCATCTTCTTTAACCACCACATTTTCTAAAAGAGAGTCGCGGCGAATAGCATTCCATATGTCTGGTTCATTCTCTTTGCTCAGGTTAATGACCTTTGCGTAGCAGCCTCCTTCTAGGTTAAATACGCCTTTTTCATCCCAACCATGCTCATCATCACCAATTAGGAAGCGTTTGGGGTCGGCAGAGAGGGTTGTTTTTCCAGTACCAGACAAGCCAAAGAAGATTGCAACATCACCAGCTTCACCTACATTTGCAGAGCAGTGCATTGAGGCAATACCGCGAAGAGGCAGGTAGTAGTTTTGCATCGAGAACATCCCCTTCTTCATCTCTCCTCCGTACCATGTTCCTCCAATAACCTGCATCCGTTCGGTAAGGTTAAAGCAAACAAAAACTTCAGAGTTTAGACCTTGCTCTTTCCATTTGGGGGTAACGGCCTTAGAGGCGGCTAGTACGACAAAGTCTGGTTCTCCATAGTTTTCTAGCTCATAAAGAGATGGGCGGATAAACATATTGGTGACAAAGTGTGCTTGCCAAGCAACTTCCATTACAAAGCGCACCTTCAGTCGGGTATCTGGGTTTGTTCCCGAATAGGTGTCTACCACATAAAGTTTTTTCGAAGAGGATAGCTGATTTACCGCAATGCTCTTCAGGTCATTCCAGACTGCAGTATCCACTGGCTTGTTGATAACGCAATCCCACCAAATTGTATTTTCAGTGGTCGCATCCTTAACGATGTATCTATCTTTCGGCGACCGGCCTGTGAATTTCCCTGTATCTACAGATATGGCACCGGTGGTTGTTGGAATGCCTTTTTCGAAACCTTCATTTTTAGGATCGGTTTCGGCAATGTAAAGATCATCATAACTTGGGTTGTGGACGATTTCAAAATCACCAGCAACTCCATACTTGCGTAAATCTACTAGCTTACTCATAGGGGTAATTTCTATTATAGTTGTAGTTAGTTTAATGAAAAACCGCTTACAGTTTTTGTGTAAAACGTCAATATTCTGTTTCATAATGAAACTTCAAGATGTTATATGCTTAACAATAGTAAGCAGAACGATGCATCTATCAGCACACTACGGAAGAATTGAGTTCAAACGTTTGCATTAAAAAAGCTCTTTCAAAATACAAATTATTTACATACTGGTTGCCTTTTTCCTCATTTTGTTTAAAAAAGAGCTTATTTTTCTGTTGTTTCGTATTTTAAGGTAACGGGAGTCGTGATTTACTGCTTGTTTATCAGTTTTGTAGATTTTATGCATGCTTTTAAACACAAGTAAGGAGTGCTGTGTCATTTATTCTTTACAAACTTTCATAAAAGGCGATTTTTTTAGGTCGATTTTTATGAATATTCGGTATTTGTAAATATTAACAGGATGTTTTAGTGTTTTTTGATAGGCTATTTGTGGTGCTTGGCTTTAAGTATCTGCAAAAACTATCCAAATATAGAGTTAGCCTGTAACGAATTTGCTATTGTAGCGTCATATTGACATAATCAAAATAGTAATTGAAGAAAAGGTTAAGATTTCAATAAGCCGAAATGGAGTTTGTTCTTATAGCAATTTCCGGTTAAGCATAGATGGGCTGAGAAAATTTCTTTTTTTAAGAGGTTTTAGGATCTGTTTAAAAGGATGAAATGTAGGGCTGGATTTGACTAAGATAAGTTTAATGTAATGTCTTGATTTGAATTAATTTAACTTAATGGCTAGTGAAAGCTGAATCTTAC
The sequence above is a segment of the Alistipes sp. ZOR0009 genome. Coding sequences within it:
- a CDS encoding YwbE family protein, encoding MDGRKRSNIKIGLLVNIVLKEDQRTGNLTEGVVKNILTNSPNHPHGIKVRLETGEVGRVKEILEDPENC
- the pckA gene encoding phosphoenolpyruvate carboxykinase (ATP), which translates into the protein MSKLVDLRKYGVAGDFEIVHNPSYDDLYIAETDPKNEGFEKGIPTTTGAISVDTGKFTGRSPKDRYIVKDATTENTIWWDCVINKPVDTAVWNDLKSIAVNQLSSSKKLYVVDTYSGTNPDTRLKVRFVMEVAWQAHFVTNMFIRPSLYELENYGEPDFVVLAASKAVTPKWKEQGLNSEVFVCFNLTERMQVIGGTWYGGEMKKGMFSMQNYYLPLRGIASMHCSANVGEAGDVAIFFGLSGTGKTTLSADPKRFLIGDDEHGWDEKGVFNLEGGCYAKVINLSKENEPDIWNAIRRDSLLENVVVKEDGTPDFSDASKTENTRVSYPIYFINKIVLPSRAGHAKKVIYLSADAFGVLPPVSILDENQAQYHFLCGFTSKLAGTERGITEPVPSFSPAFGEAFLTLHPTMYAKTLVSKMKEHGAKAYLVNTGWNGTGKRISIKDTRAIIDAIIDGSIENAEKVHIPIMNLTAPKSLPGVSDILDPRKTYSDIKEWEHKATSLAGMYIENFKQYCDNDAAKSLIPSGPQLEPNLV